The genomic interval taagtttataaaatttagatataGTTTTGAGATCAAACTTCTTGGATCAAAACGGGATCACGAGGCTGtatcatagaaaataaaactttcttAACAGTATTTTCTGCTGGAtcttatgaaactgggtcagaatatttgcctttaTGAAATGTAGGTTAACTTTGAAAAGGGGTGAAAATCTCGGTCATTAAGCCAGATAACAAAAACGTCTTGTAAACGTgtacccctatcagccgtttTATATATTTCCTTAGTCGTtcgtatagtggattttatttagtacaaaaacatgaggtacaaagttctttaaatatgatttattcattcttattcattccaaatcccgaaattatcctgaattaattaatacataaaatctgTCTCTCTAGATGCACgcttaaaataaatgattttatctcTCTTAAATCAATTTATCCATAGTTCCAAAAtagtcctttaaaataaaataagtttaataataataattataatttagaatcttaaatGCCAAACCTGAGAGACACCCATCATCTTACAGCTCTGTTTGAAAGCTAAGGCGCTCTGCAGCAAAGTGCTGCCTAGCTAAGGTGCTATCCCATCCTACCTACTAAACCCACACAGAGACCAgggttatatagcaaaaccttaaagaatgatgtgtcaactgctgaccatttctcatgccacctTAGTGGGATCAGTATATGatatattctaacaaggtatatttaaggaaaactatcCAGTAACATCTTATAATAAGGATAGATATCTACACGTCGAATAGATACCACGGTGGCACTTGTCATGCTTTATCTAAACTTGCTGACCCTTAAATAagtctcgcctttactatagtcTAGCTACTTAGAAAACAGTTAAAATGAAAATCTTATCAATTACAataacgatacagtcatagtattataaACGCCACTGAGACTAAACTGTTTACCTGACTGATATGAAACACAGTCATAATCATGTTTGTCTTTATcagttctaggtcaagtttgaaactttgtcatCTAACGTTAAAAGGTAGGACAGTAAATTAAATCgtagaaaaaaattctttacACTTCTACATGAAACTGAGGCATAATGTAGGGACatagagaatccatcattggtcttcggttaagatcagaaaatcccaacccgagggcgcaccgctcaagtcttaaacgaggctaagccgagtttaagacttgagcggtgcgcccgagggttgggatttccgatcttcaccgaacaccaatgatggattctatttctcacttaccacaacagaaacaataaaaacaagcataaaaatatgaaactacttaaaacgcgggaaattggcgtccgtaagcagaagtgacgtcgtgatatttcagtgacgcacaataacaatattccactttagttttatcgtttgtaacgtaacggtacgttcttatcataaagtaatgaattttgaatcgagaaatacactataaggaacggagagaaaatataaaggtacctgatttttaattattttacataaataatatgtatattcagcgcATGAAGGAGTCCGTAACAGGAGTGTGgaataacccatgtgagataagattttccagcacttataaaaatagagatttttctgtccgataagtgagaaagtGTTATCTCTAGGAGATAATATATAATAGAAATGATACTTAACTTTCTTCAAACCTATTATCTATGTCGTCCGTcagtttagctcacctgtcacgtagtgacatggtgagcttttgtgatcgcccgtcgtccgtccgtccgtccgtccacaatttcttgtgaacacgatagagaccacattttgcaagcaattttgatcaaacttgtacaaaacttgtattggtatgatatctcggtttcttttgaaaactggccagatcccatcatgggttctagagttattgccctttaaagggccagaatttgctattgtgcgtgcatcaacaatttcttgtctgcacgatagtggtttcatttatgatttgattttaaccaaacttccacacaacttgtatcaccataagatcacaggagcctgaaattctatctataatgctccaaaatggctaaatataaaaatgacccctcctatatatataaaaaaagaacaggaatgaaacaaaaccgtaccccgcccactttgtgtaaacaagaaacttcgaaaaacagcaaagcatctctatacgagcggtcttattttgaagaggacaaaaaaatctactagaaacactgcttactgtaaactgtcttccttttaactaacataaaatcatcattttcaataccttttcgttcatcgccgaaaccattgcgtgacgtcacatacatgtacctgtttcacagccTCGCAGTTAGTTCGATGTACTTTCACTTCGATGTGTCATAACTAATTAAGGgtcaaatgcaacatttttataaaaaacacagGATTTCCATACCATATCGCAGCGCTCAGGTTATCTGCCATAATAAAAAATAGTCACTATGgaagtttccaatttttaaatttccctccaGTGAATAatggagttacttccccttttgtttacgtttttgttttgaaaatattagttgaatacattgacaaacaaatgcaaatatataaattttattcatggAAAAACGaacaataaaatatagaacataaacaatatcttacctTTATTTCTTATCGAAGTGAAAGTACGTCGAATTAACTGCGAGGCTatgaaacaggtacatgtatatgtgacgtcacgcaatggtttcggcgacgaacgaaaaggtattgaaaatgattattttgtgttagttaaaaggaagacagtttacagtaagcagtgtttctagtatattttgtcctcttcaaaataagaccgctcgtatagagatgctttgctgtttttcgaagtttcttgtttacaaaaagtgggcggggtacggttttgtttcattcctgttctttttatatatatatataggtggggtcatttttatatttagccattttggagcattacagatagaatttcaggctcctgtgataagatcttggttcttttcttgaactggtcagatcccgtaatggattctagagttatggcccctgaaagggccaaaattagctattttgaccttgtctgcacaatagcagcttcatttatgatttgatttttactaaactggaACAAAGCTTGTATAAtcataatatcttggttcttttcttgaactggctagattccgttatgggttccagatggtccctgaaagggtcgaaattagctattttgaccttgtctgtataatagcagcttcatttatgattttattttaaccaaacttgcacaaaacttttgtccccataagatctcggttcctttcttgaaccggccagatcccttaatggattctagagttatggcccctggaagggccaaaattagctattttgaccttgtctgcacaatagcagcttcatttatgatttgattttaaccaaacttgcacacaacttgtatcaccgcaagatcttggttcctttcttgaagtggTCGGATTctattatggattccagagttatggcccttgatagggccagaattagccattttgaccttgtctgcacaatagcagcttcatttatgatttgaatttattcaaacgtgcacaaaacttgtgtcaccataagatcttagttccatTCTTGAATCGgcgagatcccataatgggttccagagttatggcccctgaaagtgccaaaattagctattttgactttgtctgcacaatagcagcttcatttatgatttgattttaaccaaacttgcacacaacttgtatcaccatacggtctcgattcctttttatacgctcGAAGGGACGTactatgttatcgcctcggtgtccgtctgtctgtctgtctattggTTAGCAATtccccttccgctctgtaactcttgaaccccttgaaggatttcaaagaaacctgacacaaatgttcacctcatctaaacgacgtgcagagcgcatgtttcgaatggctcacttcaaggtcaaggtcacacttaggggtcacaggtcatatgactttgttttgtgtgtatattgctctgcatttgcgttgcattgcagtgctcttgtttctatttggcagatccttcttttgttcacttacaatattttttttaataacttcccttttatgatactataaatagcttatttagtaactttttttattattggccgtagggagaaaccgagaccacttttctgtagtacaacatggatagtacctccatttgttaggtgtattttgacatatctgtaccttgtaagaatttctttttttttgaggggggggggggagagtaaatttcttccctttgttgttcctgtcctttgaacttatggctatatagaaaactaatttcaaaacaattttacacaagactagtgttcgttgggtgaccctctactatattccttcaaataattttgattcagcgaaaaacatggccccaaggggttttgcttattttccctatatgcctatatagaaatttgaatatctttttgtcagaaaatgctggtccgttttcaaaataattttacacaaatgtttcttgggtgaccctctaccaaattccttcaaataattttgattcattgaaaaagtgggCGCCTGGGAgaggggctcattttcccatatggctatacagaaaacttcttgtatgaaactactggccttttttgaccttcttgtccttaagtgcaatgataacaggtgagcgatatagggccattatggccctcttgtgtaAGACAAAGTTTCTGACCAAGTCGCATTACAATTTGGCCGTTATTGTTATCTGTGGAGTGTTCAAAGCGAAACTGTTTAATTAAGTTTGACGGTGAGCTAAGCGATCAAACTAGCTGAACTTGACTACTTTGTCTCAGATGCATGACTTGTAatgttgaagaacatttcaaTCACGTGTAATGATGTAAGACCACAAGATCATGTGCTGATTAATAATTATTTGAGGTTTGGTGATTGTAGCTTaagtactttttttattttaaccaatttcattttttttttacaaaatcaacgGGAAAACCCTGTTTTTACGGAGTAAAAAGGAATAATTCTATATGTGAGTAAAGGCTATTTGCTAATTAAtgattatgtgaggtttggtgattctagctggaatactttttgaattataaggattttcatttttttattgcaAACAAATTAAGGggaaaatatcttcttttacCGAGGCAATGAGGATAATATTGTTTATGAGCAAAgatcatgtgctaattaatatcTATATGAAGTTTGGTTATTCTAGCTAAAATAGTTTTTGAATCAtaatcattttctttcaaacaaaaactCTGTTTTTTCTTGGTCAAGTGGAATAATTCTTCGCATGAGCGAAGGTCGTGTGTTTCTTTATAATTGTTTGAGGTCTGGTGATTCTAGCTGAACCACATTTTGGACAATTTTTGGatcataagcattttcaatttctaatagacggacgcacggacggacgaacatcCGGACGAACaacgccaaaacaatatcccttcgCCTTCGGCAGGGGATAATAAGACAAACCTTAGCGTTATTTTTGGAATGTATTTCGTCTGCTcataatatgatttaaatgttGAGATGTCCCCCTAAAAATATCGATCGtcctaggtgtccacagtccacttcgtcttaattcgcaaatgtctattatgaAATGATGTGCATCTAGAATATAACGTCACAGAATGTTAAAACAGGCAACAATGCCGTTTTTCATGTTGGTGTTCCTGTTTCTACGTACGCGTACAACGCTTGGATATTCCAAATTACTTTACAAGGACAGTTCGGACTTTTCTTGCGATTTCAGTAACAGCACTTTGAAACTTGTCATACACAATGGTTTCATAGAAGAAAAggttaaaaactgtttaaaaacttATAATACTGCAGAAACACTAATATTTAGTAACAGTAGATTAAAGGCTATTCCGGAATATTTAAATATACTGGACAGGCTTACACATTTGGAATTACCACACAATGAAATAACGACAGTTTCTTTTAATACGACGgaacaaatttgtaaaaaattgaAACAGCTTGTTCTGGATAACAATGATATTAATGTATTACGACCAGGAAATATTGATTGCTTAGAATCTCTAGAGACACTTTCGCTTGCCAACAATAACTTATTAGTAATTGTGAATGGgacatttaatgtcaaattaaagGCGTTAAGAAACATCAACCTTGCTAATAACAATCTGACATCTGTTGACACCAGTTTAGTTAGCAAACTCTTATtgtcaaaaaatacaaacattagcGTCAATGCCTCATTGAATAGAGTAACTGGATTTACAAATTCAATAAATATCACCATAgaacatgtttcaaaattaacgCAGATTTACTTTGTTCTTACGCATAACAATATGACGACATTTAATAcagaatattatttcaaaatgtttaatattacaCACCCATTTCCTCAGCTGTTAAATTTGTGGAACAGTGGATTTGATACACGTTTTAATCCGTTTATTTGTGATTGTGCACTCTTTCCTTTAGCCTCAGCTCTgaagaaatttcataaaatggatCCAGATAATCCTGTTTTTTCAACGACGTGCGGAAGTCCTAAACGTTTTGAAGGAATGCTGGTTCGCAAGGTACCAGCTGACCAGTTTAACTGCTCAGTTACTCAAGACTGTCCAGACTCCTGTACTTGTACTAAAACTGTCGCCATTAGCCTAATTTCCGTCGACTGCAGTGATCAGTACCATGCAGAGGACCTGCCTACAACATGTCCAGTCGCAGACAATATAAACATTAATATTAAATCAGATGATGTGACTAGTTTCTCCTCGAGAGATTATCTTCGCAATGTGACAGTTTTTGATGTCTCACAATGTGCCATTGCCGATATAGATCCATCCATCGTTGATGTGCTGGAAGGCAGCAAAAATGAATTGATATACTTACAAGATAATTATTTGGAAACTATTCCAGAAACATTTCAGAACTTTAATTTTAGTGAAGGACAAGTTTTAACCATTGATGGAAATCCATTCAATTGCGACTGCCATACATTATGGATGAAACAATGgcttttattaaacaaaaatcacatttatCACCAAGATAAAATATTATGTGCAACTGGACCTGGCAAAGGTAAGCCAATGGTTGAAGTACCAGACAATGACTTTGTTTGTCAAACAAGTCTTACATTCCTTGACATGTTATTCATTACCGTTGGATCACTGTTAGTTTTTATCATACTTGTATCTGTCACTTTCTGCAAAATTAACAGCATCCAAGTTTTTATGATATCACATTTTGGCATTTGTAAACACTGTTTCCGGAGGAGAAAACATCGGCATTTACGATATGATATCTTTATACCACATTCATGCGAAGACGACGATATTATAGAAGCGGTTGCAAATTATCTGGAACATCATGATCCGCCATATAAAGTATGCATTGGTGAGAGAAACTTTGAACCTGGCAAAACAATATCTGAAAACATACTTGTTGCGATAGAATCTAGTCATACGACTTTACTCGTCATCTCAAACAACTTTCTAAGAAGTGCTTGGTGCAACATGGAATTCCGAGAGGCCCATATGAGATTCTTGAGGGACAGAAATATAAATATGGTGCTAATTATCTTAGAAGATCTGGATGCGTCACTTGTTTACAAGGAATTGAAACTATACTTGGAAACGCATGTGTACATAAAATACAGTGACAAACATTTTTGGGCAAAACTTTTGCAGTGCCTTCCAATAATGATTCCAAACGATCCTACACGCGACGAAACATCGCCGCTAATTTCAGGGTAGTCTATTTGTAAATTCTATCAATTTAAATTATGATATCTGGAAGTAGCTGAAAGAGAGGTACCTCCATGCGTCACTATCGCAACACGTACATAAACATTAACATTGGTGACAGACGAACTTGAAAAAAGCATGACCTAAAATGCAGCTTGAATAATATATGCAGTCCGAAGAACTGTGcagagaaaaactttgaacaaTGTGAAAGCTGTGTCTGTAAACATAGTTAATGGGTGAGAAATTAATTATACGACTTAACTTGTCATTTCAAAGAAGTTTCTAAGAAGTACTTGGTGCAACATGAAATTCGGAGAAGTCTACAAGAGATTCTTCAGGGACAAACATGAGGAAATGTCTTTTTAGTAGAATGACAATGACTTCAGTTGATTCTAGAAATGCATTTatcctttaatttatttaacgttattttgtagaaaacagAACCTATCAATTAAAGTAAAGAATGTGTTTGTCTCAAACAACACAGTACAGACAAAATAGTGATAAAAATGGCACAcgtttatttgaaacatttttgcaCGAATGTGATTCACTGACAAACTAGTTTCAAttttgtaagtaagtaagtaagtaagttctttatttatagagggtagCTCATTTAGCTGATGctaatcttccatgaggccctctCAAGAAGAAAACACATGTATATACAGAACATAATGCATAATAAACATGAGTACAT from Mercenaria mercenaria strain notata chromosome 2, MADL_Memer_1, whole genome shotgun sequence carries:
- the LOC123562467 gene encoding protein toll-like, translated to MDPDNPVFSMTCGSPKRFEGMLVRKVPADQFNCSVTQDCPDSCTCTKTVAIGLISVYCRDQYHADDLPTTCPVADNININIKSDTVTSISSREYLRNVTVFDVSQCAIADIDRSIVDVLEGAKNELIYLQDKFLEIIPKTFQNFNFSEGQILTIDGNHFNCDCHTLWMKQWLLSNKNHIYHQDKILCATGPGKGKPMVEVPDNDFVCQTSLTFLDILFITAGSLLVFVILVSVTLFKINSIQVFMISHFDICKHCFRKRKHRRLRYDIFIPHSCEDDEIIEVVTNYLEHHDPKPILWKRYVVDILGNIDKETVFHRMLKQATMPFFMLVFLFLRTRTTLGYSKLLYKDSSDFSCDFSNSTLKLVIHNGFIEEKVKNCLKTYNTAETLIFSNSRLKAIPEYLNILDRLTHLELPHNEITTVSFNTTEQICKKLKQLVLDNNDINVLRPGNIDCLESLETLSLANNNLLVIVNGTFNVKLKALRNINLANNNLTSVDTSLVSKLLLSKNTNISVNASLNRVTGFTNSINITIEHVSKLTQIYFVLTHNNMTTFNTEYYFKMFNITHPFPQLLNLWNSGFDTRFNPFICDCALFPLASALKKFHKMDPDNPVFSTTCGSPKRFEGMLVRKVPADQFNCSVTQDCPDSCTCTKTVAISLISVDCSDQYHAEDLPTTCPVADNININIKSDDVTSFSSRDYLRNVTVFDVSQCAIADIDPSIVDVLEGSKNELIYLQDNYLETIPETFQNFNFSEGQVLTIDGNPFNCDCHTLWMKQWLLLNKNHIYHQDKILCATGPGKGKPMVEVPDNDFVCQTSLTFLDMLFITVGSLLVFIILVSVTFCKINSIQVFMISHFGICKHCFRRRKHRHLRYDIFIPHSCEDDDIIEAVANYLEHHDPPYKVCIGERNFEPGKTISENILVAIESSHTTLLVISNNFLRSAWCNMEFREAHMRFLRDRNINMVLIILEDLDASLVYKELKLYLETHVYIKYSDKHFWAKLLQCLPIMIPNDPTRDETSPLISG